From the Candidatus Bathyarchaeota archaeon genome, the window GGCGACTATTCACAGGAGGAAATGATTGAGGGCATCAAGGAAGGGTTGTTTCTTGAAGGAACATTCGGAGGTCAAGCGGATGTCAATGCCGACTTCACTTTTGGCTTCCAGAAGGCAAAATGGATTAAAAATGGTAGATTGACAGAGGATCTACGTGGCGCAAACGTTGCTGGTAACGCAATTGAAGTATTCAAAACCATTGATGCAATAGGTAAAGAAGCAGTTCTACGCCCAGGCGCTTGTGGAAAATTTCAATTCGCTGTGCAGGGACGAGTTGCTCCACTGATTCGTTGCGAAATTATGATTGGAGGAATGGGAAGCGCATAAGATGACTTCAGATGAGAATTGGCAATTTTTGACCAATACGGTTCACAAGGTCATGAAGGCCCTTGAAATGAAGAATGTAACCCACGCAGAAGCATTTTTCGCAAGTAAGGAAATAATAGAAGTTACAATCAGGAACTCTGAAATATTTACACAAAACAAGATTAACGACTCTGGTGTCGGGTTCAGAATTGCCATTTCGGGCAAAGTTGGCTTTGCTTGCACAAATACTATGAATGAAAAGGTCATTTCTAAGGCAGCAGAAAAAGCGTTAGATATAGCTAAGGTAAGTTCTGAAGTACCACACTTCGCTCTCCCCGATACGGGCAAAGCTCCAAATGTGAAGGGTCTTTTCGATGCTCGAGTTGCTGAAATGGATCAGGAAGAAGCAATCAGCATTGCGAAGAGAGCGATAAGTGCTGCAGAGGATTTTGATAAGCGAGTAATAGCTAAAGATGGTCGCGTTCTCTTCGAGTCAGATCGAGTTGGAGTCATAAACACCCTGAGTGTTGATTTTGAAGAAAGAGGAACTCGAGCTGTAATTTATCTTGTAGGAGGAGGTGACCAAGATGGGGAAGTGACAAGTAGTTGTTATGATGCCAAGTTTAGCCGCGTGGCTAATTTAAAACCCGAAGCAATCGGAGAGAATGTAGCAAGAAAAGTTATCCAGCTTTTTGGTCCAAAACCTGTTAAAAGCTTCGAAGGTACAGTCATCTTTGGACCAGAAGCGGTCTCCTATCAAATCGTCGATGTGTTGGTGGATGCTCTGAAAGGAGATAATGCTCTGTCTGGGAGATCTGTGTGGATCAAGGATGTTGGACAAAATATTGGATCTCAGCCTCTGACAGTATCAGACAATGCAATACTCGAAAACGGATTTGGATCCAGAAGCTTTGATGATGAAGGATACCCTTCCCAAAACTCTGTTCTGATTAAAGACGGGGAACTCAAAGGTTTCCTGTACGATGCTACTACAGCTAACGCCTTTCAAAAAAGAAATACAGGTAATGCTTCACGTTCCCCTCGGGGTTTTGAGTTGGTAAACATGATAATTGGCACAAGCTACAGGACGACCCCCCAAATCAGCATATCAAACATGATGATGCATTCCGGAAGCAAAACCAAGGAACAACTTATCTCCGAAACAAAGAAAGGTGTCTTAGTCGAATCTATGGCTGGCTTTCCCCAAGAAGGCTCAGGAATGGTTAGCGCCCAGCTTTCCCAAGCATTCTTCATCTTGGATGGGGAGATAAAACATCCCATAAAGAATGGGATGGTTACTGGAGTGGTCTTCGACTGGTTAAAGCACATCACAGCAATGGGTAATGATTCTAAGCAGTTTCAAGACGCAGTAGTGCCTTCCCTTAAGGTAGAAGAAGTGAGAGTGGTCGGTGCCTAAGATTGAATATTTGCGACGTACATCTTATGCATGCATTGTCTACTGAAATGAGGTTGTTTAAATCATTTGCAGAATGCGATTGTTCACTTTTGGAATCCCTCAAGTGCACTAAGCATATCAGCTACATATATCTCAGAACCCGAATGT encodes:
- a CDS encoding TldD/PmbA family protein, with product MTSDENWQFLTNTVHKVMKALEMKNVTHAEAFFASKEIIEVTIRNSEIFTQNKINDSGVGFRIAISGKVGFACTNTMNEKVISKAAEKALDIAKVSSEVPHFALPDTGKAPNVKGLFDARVAEMDQEEAISIAKRAISAAEDFDKRVIAKDGRVLFESDRVGVINTLSVDFEERGTRAVIYLVGGGDQDGEVTSSCYDAKFSRVANLKPEAIGENVARKVIQLFGPKPVKSFEGTVIFGPEAVSYQIVDVLVDALKGDNALSGRSVWIKDVGQNIGSQPLTVSDNAILENGFGSRSFDDEGYPSQNSVLIKDGELKGFLYDATTANAFQKRNTGNASRSPRGFELVNMIIGTSYRTTPQISISNMMMHSGSKTKEQLISETKKGVLVESMAGFPQEGSGMVSAQLSQAFFILDGEIKHPIKNGMVTGVVFDWLKHITAMGNDSKQFQDAVVPSLKVEEVRVVGA